A genomic stretch from Phycisphaerae bacterium includes:
- the secG gene encoding preprotein translocase subunit SecG yields MTILVVASFGRILLTIAFVAVSLLLIGLVLLQKNRGAGLSGAFGGVGGHTAFGTKTGDFLTWVTVSLTALFLLLSIMGNYVFEPAKSGASPPVATAPPGPSSPPPPGAPGPVGPATATPVAPAPAEKTENSSTTIVKPVLIPSDDSTTPTSAPAGK; encoded by the coding sequence ATGACGATTCTTGTGGTTGCTTCCTTCGGAAGAATCCTGTTGACCATCGCCTTCGTGGCGGTGTCGCTGTTGCTCATCGGACTGGTTCTGCTTCAAAAGAATCGCGGGGCCGGTCTCAGCGGGGCCTTTGGCGGCGTCGGCGGACATACGGCCTTCGGTACCAAAACCGGCGACTTCCTTACCTGGGTGACCGTCAGCCTGACGGCGTTGTTCCTGCTGCTCTCCATCATGGGAAACTATGTGTTTGAGCCGGCCAAGTCCGGCGCCTCGCCCCCGGTCGCCACGGCGCCCCCCGGCCCTTCGAGTCCGCCGCCTCCCGGCGCGCCGGGACCGGTCGGTCCTGCGACCGCCACTCCGGTGGCTCCAGCGCCGGCGGAGAAGACCGAAAACAGCTCCACCACCATCGTGAAGCCGGTATTGATCCCGTCGGATGACTCCACGACTCCGACGAGCGCTCCCGCGGGAAAGTAG